In Luteibacter mycovicinus, a genomic segment contains:
- the galE gene encoding UDP-glucose 4-epimerase GalE produces MKLLICGGAGYVGSHMVRYLLANQHEVVVYDNLSTGHRQAVPRGVTFAHGDIGDAARLARVFATHRFDAVIHFCARSLVGESVVDPYAYYRNNVANTLVLLSAMNEAGVQRLVFSSTAAVFGNPHAEHIDEGHATAPINPYGQSKLMIEHVLEDAARAYGLRSVALRYFNAAGADPDGSIGEAHDPETHLIPNVLKAVLGQGAALKVFGDDYDTRDGTCVRDYVHVNDLASAHLLAIDYLATHEGAFRFNLGNGEGFSVREVIAAAERVTGKPVPHEIAPRRAGDPATLVASSELARLELGWEPRITRLDDILASAWRWHLDPGFG; encoded by the coding sequence TTGAAGCTTCTGATCTGTGGCGGTGCGGGCTATGTGGGCTCGCATATGGTGCGTTACCTGCTGGCCAACCAGCATGAGGTGGTGGTCTACGACAATCTGTCGACAGGCCACCGTCAGGCGGTCCCGAGGGGCGTGACATTCGCCCATGGCGATATCGGCGATGCGGCGCGGCTGGCTCGCGTCTTCGCGACGCATCGTTTCGATGCGGTGATTCACTTCTGCGCGCGGTCGCTGGTGGGCGAGTCGGTGGTCGATCCGTACGCCTACTACCGGAACAACGTGGCCAATACGCTGGTCCTTCTTTCCGCCATGAACGAGGCGGGCGTCCAGCGGTTGGTGTTCTCGTCGACGGCGGCGGTATTCGGCAATCCCCACGCGGAGCACATCGACGAGGGTCACGCCACGGCGCCGATCAACCCGTACGGCCAGAGCAAGCTGATGATCGAGCACGTGCTCGAGGATGCGGCCCGCGCGTACGGACTGAGGTCGGTCGCGTTGCGCTATTTCAACGCGGCCGGTGCGGATCCCGACGGTTCCATCGGCGAGGCGCACGATCCCGAGACCCATCTGATTCCCAACGTCCTGAAGGCGGTGCTGGGGCAGGGCGCGGCGCTGAAGGTGTTCGGCGACGACTATGACACCCGCGACGGGACCTGTGTCCGTGACTACGTTCACGTCAACGACCTGGCGTCGGCTCATTTGCTCGCCATCGATTACCTTGCCACCCATGAAGGCGCATTCCGCTTCAACCTGGGCAATGGCGAAGGCTTCAGCGTACGGGAGGTCATCGCCGCGGCCGAGCGCGTAACCGGCAAGCCGGTGCCGCACGAGATCGCGCCACGTCGCGCCGGCGATCCGGCGACCCTGGTCGCATCCAGTGAACTGGCGCGGCTCGAGCTAGGGTGGGAGCCACGCATTACGCGCCTCGACGACATCCTCGCCAGCGCGTGGCGCTGGCATCTCGACCCCGGCTTCGGCTGA
- a CDS encoding acyltransferase family protein: MQARPKVQLDFIDALRGVAIIGVLLSHAQRNVEMYQAMGHQASMSGWLSRYAAQGARGVQLFFVVSALTLFLSAGKRGGESHEWLNFYIRRFFRIAPMFYIAFGVYCLAPVVMKGQALPPPGTLLGTLGFINGWNPAWLLGANDVVPGGWSIGVEMSFYIVFPLVFLALRDFPKAFAALCVILLIDVLTWPALVAHPPIADGDLWERFVFVWLPNQLPIFLCGICAYFILFGQTGALTRFFHEGNRCANAALFALGVLTLLVVPQLTDDPRAVFLYGLAFGLITLCLYRQPYRWLVTVPMRHIGKISFSGYLVHFFMLQVARKLLARVHAGDHLSPDMYFGATVVVALAGTVVLATITYHLVEVPGQALGKRLIQRLAARRAPAPDRATVPRT; encoded by the coding sequence ATGCAGGCGCGGCCCAAGGTACAGCTTGATTTCATCGATGCCCTGCGTGGTGTCGCCATTATCGGTGTGCTGCTGAGCCATGCGCAGCGCAATGTCGAGATGTACCAGGCCATGGGGCACCAGGCGAGCATGTCGGGATGGCTGAGTCGCTATGCCGCCCAGGGCGCGCGGGGAGTGCAGCTGTTCTTCGTGGTCAGCGCGCTCACGTTGTTCCTGTCCGCCGGCAAGCGTGGCGGCGAGTCGCATGAGTGGCTGAACTTCTACATCCGCCGTTTTTTCCGTATCGCACCGATGTTTTACATCGCATTCGGCGTTTACTGTCTGGCACCGGTGGTCATGAAAGGTCAGGCGCTGCCGCCGCCGGGAACGCTGTTGGGTACGCTCGGCTTCATTAACGGATGGAACCCCGCGTGGCTTCTGGGCGCGAACGATGTGGTCCCCGGCGGCTGGTCGATTGGCGTGGAGATGTCGTTCTACATCGTCTTCCCGCTGGTATTTCTTGCGCTTCGCGATTTCCCCAAAGCCTTCGCCGCGCTTTGCGTCATCCTGCTCATCGATGTTCTGACCTGGCCCGCGCTCGTCGCCCATCCGCCGATCGCCGACGGCGACCTCTGGGAGCGATTTGTCTTTGTCTGGCTGCCCAACCAGCTGCCGATCTTCCTGTGCGGCATCTGCGCCTACTTCATCCTGTTCGGGCAAACCGGCGCACTGACGAGGTTCTTCCACGAGGGGAATCGGTGCGCCAATGCGGCGCTGTTCGCGCTGGGCGTCCTGACCCTGCTGGTCGTTCCGCAGCTGACCGACGATCCGCGGGCCGTCTTTCTGTACGGCCTGGCTTTCGGCCTGATCACGCTGTGCCTCTACCGTCAGCCGTATCGCTGGCTGGTAACCGTGCCGATGAGGCATATAGGGAAGATCAGCTTCAGCGGTTACCTGGTGCATTTCTTCATGCTGCAGGTGGCCCGCAAGCTGCTAGCGAGGGTGCATGCCGGCGATCACCTGAGTCCGGACATGTATTTCGGCGCCACGGTCGTCGTCGCTCTGGCGGGGACGGTGGTGCTAGCCACGATCACCTATCACCTCGTCGAGGTGCCGGGTCAGGCGCTCGGAAAGCGCCTCATCCAGCGGCTGGCGGCCCGCCGCGCACCCGCGCCGGACCGGGCCACCGTACCGCGGACCTGA
- a CDS encoding right-handed parallel beta-helix repeat-containing protein gives MHRRSFLRQSVWAAGAIAVLPLTSLRAAGAGTGKTYYVDGGGGNDGHDGSSATRAWRSLDRLNKTRFGPGDRILFRRGSDYPGAFLPKGSGSANAPVVVDAYGEGALPHLHADGGAPSTLRLQNVEYWTVRNLEISNKGPQMAPRRTAVHLYHEDFGIAHGIVLQGLHIHDVNGTPVKKDGGGSAILVQAKTKDKPTRYQDLSITDNTIERTARDGILFLGAGSRKAGLATGVVVRGNRISGVPGDCILVKGCDGALVERNTVSRCGALPRGEAAAGIWPFDSDNTLIQYNEVSDHKAYADGQAYDADFNCRGTVIQYNYSHDNIGGMALVCNDGRNASDVGNTGTIVRFNVSINDALRKTDSASLRISGPVAGSQIYNNIIIIPEKPIAGAEVTVFKATSWKGVPDDTAIHDNIVVSPQAPGIDMSKATQTKLGDNAVFADRDVTASASQLRTARADTGMLARFREHRPSLAQVNALVKACFANGKPVPNALELIGKLTG, from the coding sequence ATGCACCGTCGCAGTTTTCTTCGTCAGTCCGTATGGGCCGCAGGCGCGATCGCCGTTCTGCCCCTGACCTCGCTTCGCGCCGCCGGCGCGGGCACCGGTAAGACGTACTACGTGGATGGCGGCGGGGGTAACGACGGACACGACGGGAGCAGCGCCACGCGGGCCTGGCGTAGCCTCGACCGACTGAACAAAACCCGCTTCGGGCCGGGCGACCGCATCCTGTTCAGGCGTGGGAGTGACTACCCGGGAGCGTTTCTGCCGAAGGGCTCCGGTAGTGCGAACGCGCCCGTGGTCGTCGATGCCTATGGCGAGGGAGCGCTGCCGCATCTGCATGCGGACGGTGGCGCCCCGTCGACCTTGCGCCTCCAGAACGTCGAGTACTGGACAGTGCGCAATCTGGAGATTTCGAACAAGGGACCGCAGATGGCACCGCGGCGCACGGCGGTGCACCTCTATCACGAGGACTTCGGCATCGCCCACGGCATCGTCCTGCAAGGTCTGCACATCCACGATGTGAACGGCACGCCGGTCAAGAAGGACGGCGGTGGCAGCGCGATCCTCGTCCAGGCAAAGACGAAAGACAAGCCCACGCGCTACCAGGACCTGTCCATCACCGACAACACGATCGAGCGCACTGCACGGGACGGCATCCTGTTCCTCGGCGCCGGCAGCCGCAAGGCCGGGCTGGCCACGGGTGTGGTGGTGCGCGGTAATCGCATCAGCGGCGTCCCCGGCGACTGCATTCTGGTGAAAGGCTGCGACGGCGCGCTGGTAGAGCGCAACACGGTGAGTCGGTGTGGCGCCCTTCCCCGTGGTGAAGCGGCCGCGGGCATCTGGCCGTTCGACAGCGACAACACGCTGATCCAGTACAACGAAGTCAGCGACCATAAGGCGTATGCCGACGGCCAGGCGTACGACGCGGACTTCAACTGCCGTGGCACGGTGATCCAGTACAACTACAGCCACGACAATATCGGTGGCATGGCGCTGGTCTGCAACGATGGCCGCAACGCGTCCGACGTCGGCAACACCGGTACGATCGTGCGTTTCAACGTCAGCATCAACGATGCCCTGCGCAAGACCGACAGCGCGTCACTGAGGATCTCGGGCCCCGTGGCGGGCAGCCAGATCTACAACAACATCATCATCATTCCCGAAAAGCCGATCGCCGGCGCCGAAGTCACCGTCTTCAAGGCGACCAGCTGGAAAGGGGTGCCCGACGACACGGCGATCCATGACAACATCGTGGTGTCGCCGCAAGCCCCGGGCATCGACATGAGCAAAGCCACGCAGACGAAGCTCGGCGACAATGCCGTCTTTGCGGACAGGGATGTCACGGCGTCGGCCAGCCAGCTCCGCACCGCGCGTGCCGACACGGGTATGCTCGCGCGCTTCCGGGAGCACCGGCCCTCGCTTGCCCAGGTCAATGCGCTGGTCAAGGCCTGTTTCGCCAACGGCAAGCCGGTACCCAATGCGCTGGAGCTGATCGGCAAGCTGACCGGCTAG
- a CDS encoding glycosyltransferase family 2 protein, giving the protein MSEADVRLSIIIITWNELGNLERCLHSLMDKVDFSRDEVIVVDNGSRDGSAEFVATLPQIRYFPLDSNYGVGPARNRGLFLARGKYCMTLDNDTIFLTSDPGTIVDEFFQSHPDAGVVGFELLNVDRTRQDSTRRFPRFYQPIAARIAATRKLGFVQRELDRHLMVDTTFDDSNDPLEVDYVLGANQTFTKKVAALLMGYDDRIFFGPEDAEFCVRTRKLGLRNYYSRKISVVHDYKRRTRKFSRLTIKHLAGFAYMLKKHGGVYRYSLSERR; this is encoded by the coding sequence ATGAGCGAGGCCGATGTGCGCCTGTCGATCATCATCATCACCTGGAACGAACTCGGGAACCTGGAGCGCTGCCTCCACTCCCTGATGGACAAGGTGGATTTCAGCCGCGACGAAGTGATCGTCGTGGACAACGGCTCACGCGATGGCAGCGCCGAATTCGTGGCCACGCTGCCCCAGATCCGTTATTTTCCGCTCGACAGCAATTACGGCGTCGGCCCCGCACGTAACCGGGGCCTGTTCCTCGCGCGCGGCAAGTACTGCATGACGCTGGATAACGACACGATCTTCCTGACCAGCGATCCGGGCACCATCGTCGACGAATTCTTCCAGTCGCACCCCGATGCGGGCGTGGTCGGTTTCGAACTGCTGAATGTGGACCGCACCCGGCAGGACTCCACCCGCCGCTTCCCGCGTTTCTATCAGCCCATCGCGGCGCGTATCGCGGCCACCCGTAAGCTCGGCTTCGTGCAGCGCGAACTGGACCGCCACCTGATGGTGGACACCACCTTCGACGACAGCAACGATCCGCTCGAAGTCGACTACGTCCTCGGCGCCAACCAGACGTTCACCAAGAAGGTCGCCGCCTTGCTGATGGGTTATGACGACCGGATCTTCTTCGGTCCGGAAGACGCAGAGTTCTGCGTGCGCACCCGCAAGCTGGGCCTGCGCAACTACTACAGCCGGAAGATCTCCGTCGTGCACGACTACAAGCGTCGAACACGTAAGTTCTCCCGCCTCACCATCAAGCACCTCGCCGGCTTCGCCTACATGCTGAAAAAGCACGGCGGCGTGTACCGCTACTCGCTGAGCGAGCGCCGCTGA
- a CDS encoding serine O-acetyltransferase: protein MLDDFRADVRRLKSLPGYRGLVWWMLDQSFWVILTYRLISGTRGTVLHTPFRVFEKIAEFMFKCYVPTTATIGPGLVIYHAFGIIINGKSTIGSNCTIYARVCLGNRFPGDGTPTIGNNVTIGTGACIFGPVAIPDNYVVKANAVITPSSFTPPNVGAPS, encoded by the coding sequence ATGCTTGATGATTTTCGCGCCGACGTACGCCGCCTGAAGTCGCTGCCCGGCTACCGTGGCCTGGTCTGGTGGATGCTCGACCAGTCGTTCTGGGTGATCCTGACCTATCGCCTGATCTCCGGCACCCGGGGCACGGTGTTGCACACGCCGTTCCGCGTCTTCGAGAAGATCGCGGAATTCATGTTCAAGTGCTATGTGCCGACCACCGCGACGATCGGTCCGGGGCTGGTGATCTACCACGCCTTCGGCATCATCATCAACGGCAAGAGCACCATCGGGTCCAACTGCACGATCTACGCGCGCGTATGCCTTGGCAACCGTTTCCCCGGCGACGGTACGCCCACCATCGGCAACAACGTGACCATCGGCACGGGGGCCTGCATCTTTGGGCCCGTGGCCATCCCCGATAACTACGTGGTGAAGGCCAACGCGGTCATCACCCCATCGTCCTTCACCCCGCCCAACGTTGGAGCACCGTCATGA